GGAGAAGAGGTTGGTCTTTAAGAGAGGAGCTGCCATTGTAAGATTTAGTAGTTTACTTACTCTTCTTTTATGCATGTCACTTTAAATAAGTATATCTTTATCTTTCTACTACTTGTGAGGTGTGCATTTTTGCTTAAATATGAGGATGAGATACTACCAGAATGTGATATGGACAATTATGTTCGGCTGCCAAAATGGTGCACTTGTATTTGGGCTATACTAACCCACTGAAATGTGTACCAATGTAGTCTCACCCTGACAatgctattttttttattcttttttctatAGGGGTATGTACTATGTATTATCATTGAGGTTGTgtagttttattttcttttcatattaaaattttattataaacCATTTTTCAAATATGTACTTTCAAATTTGTTTTAAACCATTGAGATGTAGGTTTGATGTTAAATAATAATAAGGGAGTGATTAAATGTCATTTCAATAAAATGACATATTTTGAACTAATTTCTGCTTCTCTATGGAGTAAAATATACAGTGAGGCAGAGCTTATTCTTTCTTCATCTGTCCTACAGTTGTTTGCATCTGCTGATCATTCCTCTTTCATGTTGTATTTATTAATTCATATCTCGGCTGTGTTTTCTTTTACCAGGAACATTCTTTGGTTGGATGAATCCCCTTATGCAGCGTGCATATCAAAGACCAATATCAGAGAAGGAAGTGTGGAAGTTAGATACTTGGGATAGAATAGAAACACTGAATGCTAAGTATGCAGTCATTCATACTTTATAGTTTCTTGTCAATAGAATTTAACTGATAAAGGTTACATCATTATTTTTATACCTTTTGCAGGTTCCAAGAATGTTGGGTTAAAGAATCTCAGAAGCCAAAGCCATGGCTGTTAAAAGCATTAAACAGTAGCCTTGGAGGAAGGTAAGCATACATATAAATATGTATTTGTATTATAGACTTTATAAGGAACAGACAATATTATTAAGTACATGGCTGGAATGGAATTGCATCTATGTTAACTTGAGTTTCTTATGATACTTTTTGTACATGCGTCTTATTCCCTTTTACTTTTTTTGTCTCTTGTAACTTTTTATATAGGTTTTGGTGGGGAGGCTTTTGGAAGgtattgaatttatttatttagtttttttcccCTTGTCTTGTCTCATTAGTTCTCAGGCAAACTTCCATTAAGATTTTTAAAATTGTTCATGGATTAGCAAATAATTCATTTGTAA
The Humulus lupulus chromosome 6, drHumLupu1.1, whole genome shotgun sequence DNA segment above includes these coding regions:
- the LOC133783187 gene encoding ABC transporter C family member 12-like isoform X2, translated to MWVPTSRTTLGAVFQVKRAYQRPISEKEVWKLDTWDRIETLNAKFQECWVKESQKPKPWLLKALNSSLGGRCDKRNRK
- the LOC133783187 gene encoding ABC transporter C family member 1-like isoform X1 — its product is MWVPTSRTTLGAVFQVKRAYQRPISEKEVWKLDTWDRIETLNAKFQECWVKESQKPKPWLLKALNSSLGGRFWWGGFWKM